The following is a genomic window from Geoalkalibacter halelectricus.
CTACGAAAGACCGCAAGAGAATCGGGCGTGGCACCGGCTCCGGTACGGGCAAAACCGCCGGCAAGGGACACAAGGGCCAAAATGCCCGTTCCGGTGGTGGCGTGAAGGCCGGTTTCGAAGGTGGACAAATGCCGCTTCAGAGGCGCCTTCCCAAGCGCGGATTCACCCCGCTGAAGAAGAAGGTTTACTCTTTGGTCAACCTCGGCCAGCTCGAAGGTTTCGCCGCCGGACAAATCGTTGATGGCGAGGCGCTTATCCAAGCTGGTCTCATCAAGCGTGTGGGGGACGGCATCAAGGTTCTCGGCGAAGGTGACCTGACCAAGGCTTTGACCGTAAAGGCGCATAAATTCAGCAAGTCGGCTCTGGAGAAAATCGCGGCAGCCGGCGGCACAGCCGAGGTGATTTAAATTGTTTGCGAGCTTGCAGAATATCTTCAGCATCCCCGAGCTGCGGCGCCGTATTCTCTTTACGCTTGGAGTTCTCGTTGTCTACCGGGTCGGATGTCATATTCCCATCCCGGGGATCGACGCCCAGGTTCTTGCGGGATTTTTTGAGGGGACCGAAGGCACTCTGCTGGGCCTGGTGAGTGCTTTCACCGGTGGTGCCTTGGAGCGGATGACAGTTTTCGCTCTGGGGATTATGCCCTATATCAGTGCCTCGATTATTTTGCAGCTTCTTAAGGTTGTTTACGAGCCGATCGAAAAGCTCTCCAAGGAGGGCGAGGCAGGCCAAAAGAAGATTACTCAGTACACCCGATACGGAACCATTGTGCTTTCCGTGATCCAAGGCACCGGGATCGCCATCGGCCTGCAGACCATGCGTGGGCCTGCCGGGGAGTTGGTTGTCTCTTATCCGGGTACCGGATTTGTGCTTCTCACGGTGCTTACCCTGACCGCCGGCACGGCTTTTATCATGTGGTTGGGCGAGCAGATTACGGAGCGCGGTATCGGCAACGGCATCTCGTTGATCATTTTTGCCGGGATCGTCGCCATGATCCCCACGGCTCTGATCAATACCCTGAGATTGTTGCGCACAGGGGCGCTATCGCCCATGGCTATGATTTTTATCGCCGTACTCATGATTGTTGTGGTCTGGGCTATTGTCTTCATGGAACGTGGTCAGCGACGCGTTCCCATTCATTATGCGCGTCGGGTCGTGGGGATGCGTAATTATGGGGGCCAATCAAGCCACCTGCCTCTCAAGGTCAATATGAGTGGGGTCATTCCGCCGATCTTTGCCAGTTCGATCATCATGTTTCCGGCCACGGTCGCAAGTCTGGTTGATCTGCCCTGGGTCCAAAGGGTCGCCTCGGTCATGAGCCCGGACCATCTCATCTACAATATTTTTTATGTTGCATTTATCATCTTCTTTTGCTATTTCTACACGGCTGTTACGTTTAACCCGGTAGATGTTGCCGAAAACGTGAAGAAGCAGGGCGGGTATGTTCCCGGCATTCGGCCTGGCAAGGAGACATCCGATTTCCTTGACACGGTGTTGTCGCGACTAACCTTCGCTGGTGCTATTTACGTGTCCGCGGTTTGTGTGTTGCCGACCATCCTGATCGGTCAGTTCAATGTTCCCTTCTTTTTTGGGGGCACCTCCTTGCTGATCGTTGTCGCTGTTGGTCTGGACACTGCCTCTCAAATCGAAGCTCACCTTGTCAGTCGCTCCTACGAGGGATTCATGAAGGGTGTTACGCTCAAGGGCCGCCAAGGGTAGGCCGCAGGGGGTATTGTTGTGAAGTTGATTCTGTTGGGGCCTCCTGGTGCGGGCAAGGGCACTCAGGCCAAGATGTTAACGGAGCGTTTTGGGATTCCGCAGATCTCCACCGGTGATATTTTGCGCGCCGCCGTTGCGGCGGGCACTGAGATGGGGCTTAAGGCAAAATCCTATATGGATCGTGGTGCTCTGGTCCCTGACGAAGTGGTCATCGGCATAGTTCGGGATCGCCTTCAGGAGCCTGACTGCGATAAGGGGTTCATCCTCGATGGCTTCCCGCGCACGGTTCCGCAAGCTGACGCTCTTGGCAAGGAACTCTCTGCCATGGGCAAGGCCCTGGATGCGGTGGTGTCCCTCACGGTGGACGAGGAGGCCCTGGTTGAGCGGTTGACCGGTCGGCGCACCTGTTCCGGTTGCGGACGCGGTTTTCATGTTCAGTTCGATCCTCCAGCGGTTGCAAGCGTCTGCGATGGCTGTGGGGGCGCTTTGGTTCAACGCGACGACGATCGCGAAGAGACAATCCGCAACCGTCTCAAGGTTTATGGCGAGCAGACCGCGCCGCTCATTGATTACTATCGGGGCAAGGGTGTGCTGAAAGAGGTTGACGGAATGGCGGGTATCGCCGAAGTGCAGTCGAGTATTCTCGGGCTGGTGCGGACATAGTGGCGTGATTCCGCTGAAGTCCCCCCAGGATCTGGCCGGCATGCGGCGGTCAGGTCAAGTCGTCGCCGAGGTTCTTGCTCTTCTAAAGGAAATGGTCAGGCCTGGTTTAACAACGCTTGAGCTTGATCGGGTTGCCGAAAGGGAATGTAAGAAAAGGAAGGCGCGCCCCGCATTCAAGGGGTATGGCGGTTTTCCTTTTACTATTTGCGCTTCGCCCAACGATAAGGTTGTTCACGGCTTTCCAACGGCCGATCCCTTGGTTGAGGGGGATATTCTGAGTGTCGACTTTGGCGTTGAGCTCGATGGCTTTTACGGCGACGCAGCGATTACCGTTGCCGTGGGCAGCATCGATCCTCACCGCGTGCGGCTTTTGCAGGTGACGGAAAAATCCTTAGAACTCGCCATTGCCCAAGCGCGGGTCGGCGGTCGCCTGTCGGATATCTCGCATGCGGTTCAGGATTTTGTGGAAGGGCAGGGCTTCAGCGTGGTGCGCGAGTTTGTCGGTCACGGCATTGGGCGCCAGCTCCATGAGTCGCCCCAGCTCCCCAATTTCGGTCCCCCCGGACAGGGGCCGCGCATCAAGGCCGGCATGACGCTTGCCATCGAGCCGATGATCAATCTCGGCGGCCCAGGTGTAAAACTTCTGGCGGATGGGTGGACCGCGGTGACCGCGGATGGGCTACCTTCGGCTCATTTTGAGCACACGGTGGCGGTTACGGAGAATGGAGCCGAGATCCTTACCCGGCTCTAACCTTTGGCTGCTTAGCTTGTGCGTAGCTGAGAATATGGTTAAAACTCTACTAAGTTAAGGACGAAGGACATGAAAGTTCGAGCTTCGGTGAAGCGCATGTGCGACAAGTGCAAGGTGATTCGGCGCCAAGGCATCATCCGTGTCATCTGCGAAAATCCTAAGCACAAACAGAGACAAGGTTAACGGATCAGGAGGGTCGAACATTGGCACGTATTGCTGGAATAGATTTGCCCCGCAACAAGCGGATGGAGGTCGCTCTGACCTACATTTTCGGGATTGGCAGGACTCTTGCCAACGAAATTCTTTCCAAGGCCGGAGTCAGTCCCGACACGCGCTCCGATGACCTTGCCGAGGCCGAAGTCGCTAAAATTCGCGAGATCATCGACCGGGAATACCGGGTCGAAGGCGATCTGCGCCGCGAGGTGACCATGAACATCAAGCGTCTCATGGATCTCGGTTGTTATCGTGGGCTGCGGCATCGCCGGGGACTGCCCGCGCGCGGCCAGCGAACCAAGACCAACGCCCGGACACGCAAGGGGCCCCGTAAGACGGTCGCCGGTAAGAAGAAATAATTGGAGGAACCATGGCTAAGCCGGGTAAGAAAACCGTAAAGAAGAAGCAGGAAAAGAAGAATATCGCTAAAGGGGTCGCGCATATTCAGGCCACCTTTAACAATACCATCATCACCATCACCGATATGGCGGGCAACGTCGTCTCTTGGGCGACTGCTGGTGGGATGGGCTTCAAGGGGTCGCGGAAGAGTACGCCTTTCGCCGCGCAGATCGCTGCTGAAACCGCTGCGAAAAAGGCTCAGGAACACGGCATGCGCACGGTTGAAGTTTACGTGAAGGGTCCCGGCTCCGGTCGTGAATCCGCAGTGCGGGCTCTGCAGGCCGCCGGATTCAGCGTTGCGCTGATCAAGGACGTGACGCCGATTCCCCATAACGGGTGCCGTCCCCCCAAACGTAGAAGAGTTTAATCTCAGAAGGAGGAAGAACCTTGGCCAGATATACCGGTGCCGTCTGCCGCTTTTGCCGTAGAGAAGCGACCAAGCTGTTCCTTAAAGGGGACAGGTGCCATACCGATAAGTGCGCTGTGGAGCGACGCAATTATGCGCCCGGCCAGCACGGGCAGGGACGTGTGAAAGTGTCCAACTACGGGGTGCAGCTGCGGGAGAAACAAAAACTTAAGCGAACCTATGGCCTGCTCGAGGGCCAGTTTCGCTCTCTTTTTGAAAAGGCCGATCGTATGCGCGGCGTTACCGGGGAAAACCTCTTGGTTCTTCTCGAGCGGCGCCTCGACAGCATTGTGTATCGCCTGGGGTTCGCTACGTCTCGGAACGAAGCCCGCCAATTGGTGCGCCACAATCATTTCATGGTCAACGGCCGTAAGGTGAACATTCCCTCCTACCTGGTGCGTCCTGGCGATGTTGTTGAGTTGCGGGACAAGAGCAAGCAGGTGGCGCGCATCAATGAAGCCCTTGACGGGGTCATGCGCCGGGGCGTCCCCTCTTGGCTCGAACTGGATCGCGCTGCCTGCAAGGGCAGTTTGAAGACATTGCCGGTTCGTGAAGAGCTTACCACTCCTGAATTCCAGGAGAAACTGGTTGTCGAGCTCTATTCCAAGTAGTGGCCGCGGAAGTTTCCGGTCATAACCGTGCAAGGGAGGATTGGCGAATGTATAAAAACTGGAGAGACCTGATCAGGCCCAAGCGTCTTCAGGTCGAATCGGACAGCCTCAGCGACACCTTTGGTAAATTCACTGCTGAGCCGTTCGAGCGTGGATTTGGAACAACCCTCGGTAACTCGCTGCGGCGTGTATTGCTCTCTTCGTTGCAAGGAGCGGCAATCGCCTCAGTGCGTATCAAGGGGGTTCTGCACGAGTTCTCCTCCGCGCCTGGAGTGACGGAAGATGTCGCTGAGATCATCCTGAATCTCAAAGGGGTGCGTTTGCGGTTGCATGGCAACGAGACGCGCAACATCCGGATAGTTAAAAAAGGTGCGGGGGTGATCACCGCTGGTGACATTATCACCGATTCCAATGTCGAGATCATGAACCCTGAGCACTACATCGCCACCTGCGGCGATGACGCGGATCTCGAGATTGATATGGTGGTCAAGATGGGCAAGGGGTATGTGCCCGCCGAACGCAACCGGGATGAAAAGGCGCCGGTCGGCACCATTCCCATTGACTCGATTTTCACCCCCATTAAAAAGGTCAATTTTACTGTCAGCAACGCCCGTGTCGGACAAATCACCGACTACGATAAGCTTGTTCTTGAGGTGCATACCGACGGAAGCGTTCGTCCTGATGACGCTGTGGCCTTTGCCGCCAAGATTCTCAAGGAGCAGTTGCAACTCTTCATCAATTTCGAGGAGGGTCACGAACCCCTTGAAGAGCAGGTTGAAGAAGAGAGTAAGAAGATCAACGAAAACCTTTACCGTAGCGTGGATGAACTCGAGCTTTCCGTCCGTGCCGCGAATTGTCTGAAAAACGCCAACATCGAGCTTATTGGCGACCTGGTTCAGCGCAGTGAGGCCGAAATGCTCAAAACGCAAAACTTCGGCCGCAAATCCCTCAATGAGATCAAGGACATCCTCGCTGAAATGGGGCTGTCTCTTGGAATTAAGCTCGACAATTTCCCCGATCCCGAATATCTGCGCATGATCCAGAAGGGTGACGAGGAAGACTGATTGAACCGCAACTAAGAAAGTGAGGATTTTGGGAAATGCGTCACAATAAAGCAGGAAGAACGCTGGGTCGGAATTCCAGCCATCGCCGGGCGATGCTGCGCAACATGGTGACCTCCTTGCTCGATCACGACCGGATCACCACGACGGATGCTCGCGCCAAGGAATTGCGCAAACTGGCGGACAAAATGATCACCCTCGGCAAGCGGGGTGATCTGCATGCTCGGCGTCAGGCCCTGCAGGTTATTCAGGACAGAAAGGTTGTCGCCAAGCTCTTCGACCGCATCGGGCCACGTTATCAGGATCGTCCCGGCGGCTATACGCGCATCATTAAGCTTGGAACCCGTGCCGGGGATAATGCCTCGCTCTCGATTATTGAGTTGGTCGAAGAAGAATTCACCCCTCGGCCGCGCAAGGTTGCTGCGGTTGAATCGGTTGCCAGTGCACCCGCTGCCGCAACCGCCGCCCCCGAAGTTGCTGCAGAGGCGGACCCTGAGGTGGTCGAGGAGCCTGCTAGCGAAGTTTCGGGCGAAGACAGCGCTGCACCGGAAGAACCTAAGAAAGACGCGTGATCGTTTAACTTTTAACGCAACGCAAAAAGGCAAGGGATGTGTCCCTTGCCTTTTTGCGTTGCGGGGGACGGGCGTGAGTGGAGCGTCGCGAGGCTTGACGAGGCCGGGATGAGCGTGCTAGCCTTGTCCGATTTTTTTAGGAGCACGCATGTACCACCCCAGTCTCGAAGAATTCCGAGCTCTTACCCGCCAGGGCAACCTGATTCCCATCTATCGCGAAATTTTTGCCGACATGGAAACGCCTGTGTCGGCTTTTCGCAAAATTGATGACGGTGATCATGCCTTTTTGCTTGAAAGCGTCGAAGGTGGCGAGAAATGGGCCCGTTACTCCTTTCTCGGCAGCGGAGGGGGGAGTCTGTTTCGTTCCCGCGACAATCACTTTGAAATCCTTGAGAACGGGTGCGTGGTCGAGGCAGGTCACTGTGATGACCCCCTGGCGCGAATGCGCCGCTGGTTGGCGCCTTTTCGCCCGGTGGAATTGCCGGGTTTGCCGCCTTTTTGCGGGGGCGCGGTCGGGTTTCTCGGCTACGACATGGTGCGCTTCATCGAGGATCTGCCCAGTCTGCGTTCCCGGCAAATCGGCGCTTTCGACAGCTGCTTTATGCTGACCAACGAATTGCTGATCTTTGACAATATGAGTCACAAGATCAAGGTCTTGGCCAATGTGAATGTGCATCCTGGCGATGATGTTGAAGCCGTTTATCGCGAGGGATGCGCGCGGATTGAAGCACAGATCGCCCGCCTGCGCACCCCCTTTGCGCCATCTTACCCCAGTGCGGAGGAGCGCCCGGCACTCGTATTCACCTCCAATTTCACCCGCGAGCAGTTTCTGGCCGCGGTCGAACGCTGCAAGGAATACGTGCGCGCCGGCGACATCATTCAGGTTGTGCTGTCGCAGAGATTCACCGGTGTCCTCGATGTTGACCCTTTTGATATCTATCGGGCACTGCGTACCATTAATCCATCCCCCTATATGTTTTATCTGCGCTTTGGCGAAACCCTGGTGGTGGGTGCCTCCCCGGAGGTGTTGGTACGCAAGGAGGGGGAGTCGGCTGAAGTGCGGCCCATCGCCGGTACCCGGCATCGCGGCCGCAACCCCGAAGAAGATCGCTGTCTGGGTGAGGAGTTGCTTGCCGATCCTAAGGAACGCGCCGAGCACATCATGCTCGTCGATCTGGCACGCAACGACCTGGGACGCGTGTGCCGCACCGGCAGTGTCGAGGTCAGCGAACTGATGCAGATCGAGCGCTATTCCCACGTCATGCACATTGTCTCCAATGTGCGTGGGCGCCTGGAGGCCGGCTGCGATGCTTTCGACGTTTTTCGTGCTGCTTTTCCCGCCGGCACCCTGAGCGGTGCGCCAAAAATACGCGCCATGCAGATCATCGAGGAGATGGAACCCTGTCGGCGCGAAATATATGGCGGCGCGGTCGGCTACTTTTCCTTTTCCGGGAATATGGATATGGCTATTGCCATTCGCACCCTGGTGGTTCAGGACGGCATGCTTCATTTGCAGGCCGGCGCGGGGATTGTCGCCGACTCCTGCCCGGAAGCCGAGTATCAGGAAACCGTCAACAAGGCGCAAGGGGTGATCAAGAGTATTGAAACCGCGCGGCAGGGGCTGGACTGAATATGTTGCTGATGATCGACAACTACGATTCGTTCACCTACAACCTGGTCCAGTATTTTCGTGAACTCGGTGAGGAGGTCGAGGTCTATCGCAACGATCGGATCAGCATCGCCGAGATCTTGCGCAAGAATCCGCGTCGGCTGGTCATATCCCCCGGGCCCTGCTCGCCCAATGAGGCTGGCATTTCCGTGCCGGTGATCCAGGGATTGGCCGGGCGCATTCCCCTGCTCGGTGTTTGCCTTGGCCATCAGTGCCTCGGCCAGGCCCTGGGCGGGCGCGTGGTGCGCGCCGCGCGTTTGATGCATGGCAAGACCAGCCCCGTTTTCCATGAGGGCAAGGGGCTGTTCGCGGGCATCTCCAACCCCTTTGAAGCCACTCGTTATCACAGCCTCATCGTCGAGCGCGAGTCGCTGCCACAATGTCTGCGCATCACCGCCTGGACCGCCGAGCAGGAAATCATGGGGCTTGAGCATCGGGAGTTGCCCCTGTGGGGAATTCAGTATCACCCCGAATCGATTCTGACGGTGGAGGGGAAAAAGCAGTTGAAGAATTTCCTGGAAATGACATGAGAGGCCGCGCATGATCAAGGATGCCATTGCCCAGGTAGTGGACGGTCGGAATCTGAGCGAAGTCGAGATGGTGGAGGTCATGGGCGAGATCATGGGTGGCGAGGCCACACCGGCACAGATCGCCGCCTTCATCACCGCGCTGCGCATGAAGGGCGAGACCGTTGCTGAAATCACCGGCGCCGCGCGGGTGATGCGTGCTCACGCCACCCCGATTCGCGTCGGCCGGGTCGTCGATCTGGATCGCGACGACATCAATCTGGACCGTGAGAGCATTCTCGATACCTGCGGTACGGGGGGCAGCGGGACCAAGACCTTCAATGTTTCAACCACCGTGGCGTTGGTCGTGGCCGCCTGCGGCGTCAAGGTCGCAAAGCACGGTAATCGCAGCGTTTCCTCGGCCTGCGGCAGCGCCGATGTACTTGAGGCGCTGGGAGTGAACCTCGATGTGGCACCGAGTGTCGTGGAAAAATGTGTCAACGAAGTCGGCGTGGGCTTTCTCTTCGCTCCGGCCTTGCATGGCGCCATGAAGCATGCCATCGGCCCGCGGCGTGAGATCGGCATTCGCACGATTTTCAACATCCTTGGCCCCTTAACCAACCCGGCCGGCGCCAATCGCCAGGTGCTTGGTGTTTACCGGCGTGATCTGGTGGCGCCCCTTGCGCGGGTGCTGGCCAATCTTGGCTGCCAACGCGGATTTGTCGTCCATGGCGAGGATGGCATGGATGAGGCGACTCTGACCGGCAAAACCTATGTCGCTGAAATCGACGGCGAAACCATCCGCGAATATTCCCTGGCGCCGGAGGATTTCGGACTGCAGCGTTGCGTTCTGGCGGACCTGCAGGGTGGCGATGCGGTAGTCAATGCCCGGATTGTGCAAGGCGTTCTTGCCGGAGAACCCGGCCCGCGGCGTGATCTGGTGCTGCTTAATGCCGCCTTGGCTCTGGTGGCCGCCGATGCCGCCGCTGGAATGCCCCAGGCCCTGGATCTGGCACGCCACGCCATTGATAGCGGAGCGGCGCTGGCCTGTCTGGACAACCTGGTGCGTTTGACCAACGAAGGACATGCCGAAGGGGAAGGGTCGTGATTCTTGAGCGTATCCTTGCGCGCAAGCAGGAGGAAGTCGCCGCGGCGCGCGCGCGCGTTTCCCTGGATGAATTGCGCGCACGTGGTTCCGATCTGGAACCTTGCCGGCCCTTTGGCGCGCGTCTGCGTCAGCGCGCCGCCGGGGGAACGGCAGTCATTGCGGAGGTCAAAAAGGGTTCACCCTCCAAGGGGATCATCCGCGCGGATTTCGACCCGATCGCCATCGCTTGCGCCTATGAACGGGGCGGGGCCGCCTGCCTGTCGGTGTTGACCGATGAGGATTTTTTCCATGGGCGCCTCGACTATCTGGCCCAAGTCCGTAAGGTTGTCGCCTTGCCGTTGCTGCGCAAGGATTTCGTCGTTGATGCCTATCAGATTCACGAGGCACGGGTGGCCGGCGCCGATGCGGTGCTGCTGATTGCCGCTGCTCTGGACGATGGCCGCCTGGAAGACTTCTCATGCCTCGCCGCGGAAATTGGGCTGGAGGTTCTGCTCGAAGTGCATGACGAAGAGGAACTGGCGCGCGCCCTGGCGACACCGGCGGCGCTGATCGGCGTCAACAACCGTAATTTGTCCTCCTTTGTGACCGACCTGGGGATTTCCGAGCGGCTGATGCCGCTGATACCATCGACGCGCTTGCGCGTGGCTGAAAGTGGCATCCATGACCGTGCCGACCTGCAAAGGCTCAAGGATGCCGGCGCCGATGCCTTTCTCATCGGTGAGAGTCT
Proteins encoded in this region:
- the rpsD gene encoding 30S ribosomal protein S4, with translation MARYTGAVCRFCRREATKLFLKGDRCHTDKCAVERRNYAPGQHGQGRVKVSNYGVQLREKQKLKRTYGLLEGQFRSLFEKADRMRGVTGENLLVLLERRLDSIVYRLGFATSRNEARQLVRHNHFMVNGRKVNIPSYLVRPGDVVELRDKSKQVARINEALDGVMRRGVPSWLELDRAACKGSLKTLPVREELTTPEFQEKLVVELYSK
- the trpC gene encoding indole-3-glycerol phosphate synthase TrpC, yielding MILERILARKQEEVAAARARVSLDELRARGSDLEPCRPFGARLRQRAAGGTAVIAEVKKGSPSKGIIRADFDPIAIACAYERGGAACLSVLTDEDFFHGRLDYLAQVRKVVALPLLRKDFVVDAYQIHEARVAGADAVLLIAAALDDGRLEDFSCLAAEIGLEVLLEVHDEEELARALATPAALIGVNNRNLSSFVTDLGISERLMPLIPSTRLRVAESGIHDRADLQRLKDAGADAFLIGESLMREADIEAKLRSLID
- the trpD gene encoding anthranilate phosphoribosyltransferase translates to MIKDAIAQVVDGRNLSEVEMVEVMGEIMGGEATPAQIAAFITALRMKGETVAEITGAARVMRAHATPIRVGRVVDLDRDDINLDRESILDTCGTGGSGTKTFNVSTTVALVVAACGVKVAKHGNRSVSSACGSADVLEALGVNLDVAPSVVEKCVNEVGVGFLFAPALHGAMKHAIGPRREIGIRTIFNILGPLTNPAGANRQVLGVYRRDLVAPLARVLANLGCQRGFVVHGEDGMDEATLTGKTYVAEIDGETIREYSLAPEDFGLQRCVLADLQGGDAVVNARIVQGVLAGEPGPRRDLVLLNAALALVAADAAAGMPQALDLARHAIDSGAALACLDNLVRLTNEGHAEGEGS
- the trpE gene encoding anthranilate synthase component I, encoding MYHPSLEEFRALTRQGNLIPIYREIFADMETPVSAFRKIDDGDHAFLLESVEGGEKWARYSFLGSGGGSLFRSRDNHFEILENGCVVEAGHCDDPLARMRRWLAPFRPVELPGLPPFCGGAVGFLGYDMVRFIEDLPSLRSRQIGAFDSCFMLTNELLIFDNMSHKIKVLANVNVHPGDDVEAVYREGCARIEAQIARLRTPFAPSYPSAEERPALVFTSNFTREQFLAAVERCKEYVRAGDIIQVVLSQRFTGVLDVDPFDIYRALRTINPSPYMFYLRFGETLVVGASPEVLVRKEGESAEVRPIAGTRHRGRNPEEDRCLGEELLADPKERAEHIMLVDLARNDLGRVCRTGSVEVSELMQIERYSHVMHIVSNVRGRLEAGCDAFDVFRAAFPAGTLSGAPKIRAMQIIEEMEPCRREIYGGAVGYFSFSGNMDMAIAIRTLVVQDGMLHLQAGAGIVADSCPEAEYQETVNKAQGVIKSIETARQGLD
- the map gene encoding type I methionyl aminopeptidase encodes the protein MIPLKSPQDLAGMRRSGQVVAEVLALLKEMVRPGLTTLELDRVAERECKKRKARPAFKGYGGFPFTICASPNDKVVHGFPTADPLVEGDILSVDFGVELDGFYGDAAITVAVGSIDPHRVRLLQVTEKSLELAIAQARVGGRLSDISHAVQDFVEGQGFSVVREFVGHGIGRQLHESPQLPNFGPPGQGPRIKAGMTLAIEPMINLGGPGVKLLADGWTAVTADGLPSAHFEHTVAVTENGAEILTRL
- the rpmJ gene encoding 50S ribosomal protein L36 → MKVRASVKRMCDKCKVIRRQGIIRVICENPKHKQRQG
- the rplO gene encoding 50S ribosomal protein L15, producing the protein MNLSELRPALGSTKDRKRIGRGTGSGTGKTAGKGHKGQNARSGGGVKAGFEGGQMPLQRRLPKRGFTPLKKKVYSLVNLGQLEGFAAGQIVDGEALIQAGLIKRVGDGIKVLGEGDLTKALTVKAHKFSKSALEKIAAAGGTAEVI
- the rpsK gene encoding 30S ribosomal protein S11, with protein sequence MAKPGKKTVKKKQEKKNIAKGVAHIQATFNNTIITITDMAGNVVSWATAGGMGFKGSRKSTPFAAQIAAETAAKKAQEHGMRTVEVYVKGPGSGRESAVRALQAAGFSVALIKDVTPIPHNGCRPPKRRRV
- a CDS encoding DNA-directed RNA polymerase subunit alpha is translated as MYKNWRDLIRPKRLQVESDSLSDTFGKFTAEPFERGFGTTLGNSLRRVLLSSLQGAAIASVRIKGVLHEFSSAPGVTEDVAEIILNLKGVRLRLHGNETRNIRIVKKGAGVITAGDIITDSNVEIMNPEHYIATCGDDADLEIDMVVKMGKGYVPAERNRDEKAPVGTIPIDSIFTPIKKVNFTVSNARVGQITDYDKLVLEVHTDGSVRPDDAVAFAAKILKEQLQLFINFEEGHEPLEEQVEEESKKINENLYRSVDELELSVRAANCLKNANIELIGDLVQRSEAEMLKTQNFGRKSLNEIKDILAEMGLSLGIKLDNFPDPEYLRMIQKGDEED
- the secY gene encoding preprotein translocase subunit SecY; this translates as MFASLQNIFSIPELRRRILFTLGVLVVYRVGCHIPIPGIDAQVLAGFFEGTEGTLLGLVSAFTGGALERMTVFALGIMPYISASIILQLLKVVYEPIEKLSKEGEAGQKKITQYTRYGTIVLSVIQGTGIAIGLQTMRGPAGELVVSYPGTGFVLLTVLTLTAGTAFIMWLGEQITERGIGNGISLIIFAGIVAMIPTALINTLRLLRTGALSPMAMIFIAVLMIVVVWAIVFMERGQRRVPIHYARRVVGMRNYGGQSSHLPLKVNMSGVIPPIFASSIIMFPATVASLVDLPWVQRVASVMSPDHLIYNIFYVAFIIFFCYFYTAVTFNPVDVAENVKKQGGYVPGIRPGKETSDFLDTVLSRLTFAGAIYVSAVCVLPTILIGQFNVPFFFGGTSLLIVVAVGLDTASQIEAHLVSRSYEGFMKGVTLKGRQG
- a CDS encoding adenylate kinase; this encodes MKLILLGPPGAGKGTQAKMLTERFGIPQISTGDILRAAVAAGTEMGLKAKSYMDRGALVPDEVVIGIVRDRLQEPDCDKGFILDGFPRTVPQADALGKELSAMGKALDAVVSLTVDEEALVERLTGRRTCSGCGRGFHVQFDPPAVASVCDGCGGALVQRDDDREETIRNRLKVYGEQTAPLIDYYRGKGVLKEVDGMAGIAEVQSSILGLVRT
- the rplQ gene encoding 50S ribosomal protein L17, which produces MRHNKAGRTLGRNSSHRRAMLRNMVTSLLDHDRITTTDARAKELRKLADKMITLGKRGDLHARRQALQVIQDRKVVAKLFDRIGPRYQDRPGGYTRIIKLGTRAGDNASLSIIELVEEEFTPRPRKVAAVESVASAPAAATAAPEVAAEADPEVVEEPASEVSGEDSAAPEEPKKDA
- the rpsM gene encoding 30S ribosomal protein S13, with the protein product MARIAGIDLPRNKRMEVALTYIFGIGRTLANEILSKAGVSPDTRSDDLAEAEVAKIREIIDREYRVEGDLRREVTMNIKRLMDLGCYRGLRHRRGLPARGQRTKTNARTRKGPRKTVAGKKK
- a CDS encoding anthranilate synthase component II; protein product: MLLMIDNYDSFTYNLVQYFRELGEEVEVYRNDRISIAEILRKNPRRLVISPGPCSPNEAGISVPVIQGLAGRIPLLGVCLGHQCLGQALGGRVVRAARLMHGKTSPVFHEGKGLFAGISNPFEATRYHSLIVERESLPQCLRITAWTAEQEIMGLEHRELPLWGIQYHPESILTVEGKKQLKNFLEMT